In a genomic window of Chitinophagales bacterium:
- a CDS encoding collagen-like protein: MMKKRDVLTIAAVALLSVVYSQSGRVGIGNSNPEEKLDVAGNIKAREIVIGTRGFVAGTPSADTAKAVFSTDASNKGFYIPRLTTMAKNTLGSSLVAVNKGLLVFDTDENRVEFWDGTQWKAIGDGISTGPIGPTGSKGDKGDKGDTGNQGPQGITGPQGATGPVGCTNPNYVLRSNGTAATCGSIYDDGTNIGIGTTATAGVRVDVNGSIRIPFATNVDNSSPALILKAGDDFLYDGEYLNHYAVGFHKYNDGSGYNDGNVYVSGFYGVDLFAGGTQGLRLNHNGTVRINNLSGTGSRPIYADANGLLTVGGGKEKHITYHNVNVGAGGWCSPGWAVDKIVLPAAGGESEDDCKNCTPGIQQQWLVPYGGRLAKVLVRVAEDGGSNPDIKAVFSLNVNGSDRDNTTLISLNEGGQQTITLPTSGFSFSAGDRLSVALKKRANNSDYIEDTKYFVTCIWELDIND; the protein is encoded by the coding sequence ATGATGAAGAAACGTGATGTTCTAACCATTGCAGCAGTAGCATTATTATCTGTTGTTTATTCACAAAGCGGAAGAGTAGGGATTGGAAATTCTAATCCCGAGGAAAAATTAGATGTGGCAGGCAATATTAAGGCGAGAGAAATAGTAATCGGTACTCGCGGTTTTGTGGCAGGTACACCCTCTGCCGATACTGCTAAAGCAGTATTTAGTACTGATGCCAGCAATAAAGGCTTTTATATTCCGCGGTTAACTACAATGGCAAAGAACACTTTAGGAAGTTCCTTAGTTGCCGTCAACAAAGGTTTATTGGTATTTGATACAGATGAAAACCGTGTTGAATTTTGGGATGGTACACAATGGAAAGCAATTGGCGATGGTATAAGCACAGGGCCAATAGGACCTACCGGAAGCAAAGGTGATAAGGGTGATAAAGGCGATACCGGCAATCAAGGTCCACAAGGTATTACGGGGCCGCAAGGTGCAACAGGGCCTGTTGGTTGTACCAATCCAAATTATGTATTGCGCAGCAATGGTACAGCTGCAACTTGTGGTAGTATTTATGATGACGGAACCAATATAGGAATTGGAACAACCGCAACCGCAGGTGTTCGGGTAGATGTAAACGGCTCTATACGCATACCATTTGCAACTAATGTAGATAACAGCAGCCCTGCACTCATACTTAAAGCAGGCGATGATTTTCTTTATGATGGTGAGTATTTAAACCATTACGCAGTAGGATTTCACAAGTATAATGATGGCAGTGGATACAACGATGGCAACGTTTATGTTTCAGGATTTTATGGTGTAGATTTATTTGCAGGCGGCACGCAAGGATTACGCTTAAACCATAATGGAACGGTGAGAATAAATAACCTTTCAGGTACAGGTAGCCGCCCTATTTATGCCGATGCCAATGGCTTGCTTACAGTAGGCGGAGGGAAAGAAAAACATATTACCTACCATAATGTTAATGTAGGTGCCGGTGGTTGGTGTAGTCCTGGTTGGGCAGTTGATAAAATAGTGCTGCCGGCTGCCGGTGGCGAATCTGAAGACGATTGTAAAAACTGCACACCCGGTATTCAACAGCAATGGTTGGTGCCATATGGTGGCAGATTAGCAAAAGTATTGGTGCGCGTAGCAGAAGACGGAGGTTCTAATCCGGATATAAAAGCAGTATTTAGCTTGAATGTAAACGGAAGCGATAGAGACAACACTACTCTGATTTCATTAAATGAAGGAGGGCAACAAACAATTACATTACCAACTTCAGGATTTTCGTTTAGCGCAGGCGACAGACTTTCTGTAGCACTTAAAAAGAGAGCTAACAATAGCGATTATATTGAGGATACAAAGTACTTTGTTACTTGTATATGGGAGCTTGATATAAACGATTAA
- a CDS encoding DEAD/DEAH box helicase encodes MEKFRELGLSETTLEALAKKGFEEPTPIQKQTIPLLISGARDIVGQAQTGTGKTAAFGLPLIELLDDNNKKVQSLILAPTRELAIQVAEEINSFRGGKKLFVLPVYGGQSYELQIRGLKRGTQIVVGTPGRIRDHIDKGTLDLSNVTHVVLDEADEMLNMGFQEEVEEILKSVPQSRRMLLFSATMPPEILKLAKRYMKEYDVVEVKKEQLTTPLTEQIYFEVKDSERFDALCRIIDVEPSFYGIVFCRTKVETDDVARRLGDRGYDAEPIHGDITQAQREKVLRAFKAKKTRVLVATDVAARGIDVNDLTHVVNFHLPQDPEAYVHRIGRTGRAGKEGTAITFISPKELRSLLFIQKIANAKIKKETLPDAKQVIETKKEKLKSELRALLNEGNFESYIELAGELMNEGADAQQLVAALLQYNFGDDLKEDNYRDLQQFNSSVDMKGITRLFVAKGKLDGMNPKALVDFLSRESGIEATQIKDVQVFDKFSFINVPFLEAEQLLAVFEKNKRSKKPLITRAKERDGGFSGGRSEGGFEKRRSEKSGFKKEGNFKKKEFSSAPPEKKKRENKNVDYLDRKGAAPKNETKKDVEKEDRPKTSFSFSDDDLSW; translated from the coding sequence ATGGAAAAATTCAGAGAACTCGGTTTGAGCGAAACTACGCTCGAAGCCTTGGCAAAGAAAGGTTTTGAAGAACCTACGCCAATTCAAAAACAAACTATTCCTTTGCTTATTAGTGGTGCGCGCGACATAGTTGGGCAAGCACAAACAGGAACAGGTAAAACAGCCGCTTTCGGCTTGCCGCTCATTGAACTGTTAGACGACAACAACAAAAAAGTTCAATCACTTATTTTAGCCCCTACGCGCGAGTTGGCAATTCAAGTAGCCGAAGAAATAAACTCGTTCAGAGGCGGTAAAAAACTATTTGTATTGCCGGTTTACGGAGGGCAAAGTTATGAGTTGCAAATACGCGGTTTAAAACGCGGAACTCAAATTGTAGTAGGCACTCCGGGCAGAATTCGCGATCATATAGACAAAGGTACACTCGATCTTTCAAATGTAACCCATGTAGTGTTAGACGAAGCCGATGAAATGCTTAATATGGGCTTTCAAGAAGAAGTAGAAGAAATTCTAAAATCGGTGCCGCAAAGCCGTAGAATGCTACTGTTTAGCGCAACTATGCCACCCGAAATTTTAAAATTGGCAAAGCGCTACATGAAAGAGTATGATGTGGTAGAAGTGAAAAAAGAACAGCTCACCACACCACTTACAGAACAAATCTATTTTGAAGTAAAAGATAGCGAAAGATTCGATGCTCTTTGCAGAATTATTGATGTAGAGCCAAGTTTCTACGGTATAGTATTTTGCCGTACCAAAGTAGAAACAGATGATGTAGCCCGCAGATTAGGAGATAGAGGTTACGATGCCGAACCAATACATGGCGATATTACACAAGCACAACGCGAAAAAGTTTTACGCGCCTTTAAAGCAAAAAAAACAAGAGTGTTGGTAGCTACAGATGTGGCAGCAAGAGGTATAGATGTAAACGATCTTACACACGTAGTGAATTTCCATTTGCCACAAGATCCAGAAGCGTATGTGCATAGAATTGGAAGAACCGGAAGAGCAGGAAAAGAAGGAACTGCCATTACTTTTATTTCTCCTAAAGAATTGCGCAGCCTGCTGTTTATTCAAAAAATAGCCAATGCAAAAATTAAGAAAGAAACCTTGCCCGATGCCAAGCAAGTAATAGAAACCAAGAAAGAGAAGTTGAAAAGTGAACTGCGCGCATTGCTCAATGAAGGCAATTTCGAAAGCTATATAGAACTCGCAGGTGAACTTATGAACGAAGGTGCAGATGCACAACAATTAGTTGCCGCATTGTTGCAATATAATTTTGGCGATGATTTAAAAGAAGACAACTACCGCGACTTGCAGCAGTTTAATAGCAGTGTAGATATGAAAGGTATTACACGCTTGTTTGTTGCCAAAGGAAAACTCGATGGCATGAATCCAAAAGCATTGGTAGACTTTCTTTCACGCGAGAGCGGTATAGAAGCAACACAAATTAAGGATGTTCAAGTATTCGATAAATTCTCTTTTATAAATGTACCATTTTTAGAAGCAGAGCAATTGCTGGCGGTATTTGAAAAAAACAAGCGCAGCAAGAAGCCGCTTATTACACGAGCTAAAGAACGCGATGGCGGTTTTAGTGGTGGCAGAAGCGAAGGTGGATTCGAGAAAAGAAGAAGCGAGAAAAGTGGATTTAAAAAAGAGGGGAATTTTAAAAAGAAAGAATTCTCATCTGCTCCGCCAGAAAAGAAAAAACGCGAAAATAAAAACGTAGATTACCTAGATAGAAAAGGTGCCGCACCTAAAAATGAAACTAAGAAGGATGTGGAAAAAGAAGACCGTCCAAAAACATCTTTTTCATTTTCTGATGACGACTTAAGCTGGTAG
- a CDS encoding ABC transporter ATP-binding protein produces MKHLFTLNRYFARHKLRVFAGILFVVLSNAFRTYNPRIIGKAVDEVVAFLSNVVPGNNVLQSALESELGKSLFAFFIIYIGVALLEGIFTFLMRQTIIVVSRYIEFDLKNDLYQHYQSLDTSFYRTNSTGDLMNRITEDVSRVRMYVGPAIMYSVNLFFTIAFAVWAMLNINVELTLLVLIPLPILSFVIYYVNNKIEKSSTVIQEQLSDLTSQAQENYSGIRVVQAYAREEAMLHYFEQESNSYKEKNLKLAKIDAIYFPAMNLLIGTSLIITIYAGGIKVGSGAVTAGNIAEFLIYMNMLMWPVSSLGWVASLIQRAAASMKRINDFFAIQPTIVNSTAQTHHMKGGVDFEGVTFTYPETGVTAIKNISFSIPAGEQWAIIGKTGSGKTTIAELIMRMYDVSSGSIKIDGEDIRAWNTGNLRAQIGYVPQDVFLFSETVEENIAFGMKETNVEDVKLFAKRASVHEEIERFPQQYQTILGERGVTLSGGQKQRISIARALIKQPCMLILDDCLSAVDVATEKAIQQELSQSIKGKTTIVITHRIFSFMQFNKIIVLNDGQIAEMGTHEELLQKSGIYQTLFELQKHSEQPIT; encoded by the coding sequence TTGAAACACCTCTTTACACTTAACAGATACTTTGCGCGGCATAAACTTAGAGTGTTTGCGGGTATTCTATTTGTAGTACTGTCTAATGCTTTTAGAACCTACAATCCAAGAATTATTGGTAAAGCAGTAGATGAAGTAGTAGCATTTTTAAGCAATGTAGTGCCGGGCAACAATGTGTTGCAATCTGCTTTAGAAAGCGAACTTGGCAAAAGCCTGTTTGCCTTCTTCATCATTTATATTGGAGTGGCACTGTTAGAAGGGATATTCACTTTTTTAATGCGCCAAACTATTATTGTGGTAAGCCGCTATATAGAATTCGATTTAAAGAATGATTTGTATCAGCACTATCAGAGTTTAGACACCTCATTTTACCGCACCAATAGCACAGGCGATTTAATGAATAGAATTACAGAAGATGTAAGCAGGGTGCGCATGTATGTAGGACCCGCAATTATGTATTCGGTAAACCTGTTTTTTACCATAGCTTTTGCGGTGTGGGCCATGTTGAATATAAACGTAGAACTCACATTGCTGGTGCTTATTCCCTTGCCTATTCTATCGTTTGTAATCTATTATGTAAACAACAAGATTGAAAAAAGTAGCACCGTAATTCAAGAGCAACTATCGGATTTAACATCGCAAGCGCAGGAAAATTATTCGGGTATTCGAGTGGTGCAAGCTTATGCAAGAGAAGAAGCTATGCTTCATTATTTTGAACAAGAAAGCAACAGTTACAAAGAGAAAAATTTAAAATTGGCAAAAATAGATGCCATCTATTTCCCTGCTATGAATTTGCTTATTGGCACAAGCCTTATTATCACCATTTATGCAGGTGGAATAAAAGTGGGCAGCGGTGCGGTAACTGCGGGTAACATTGCCGAATTTTTGATTTATATGAATATGCTCATGTGGCCCGTAAGTTCACTGGGTTGGGTAGCTTCGCTCATTCAGCGGGCAGCTGCATCTATGAAAAGAATCAACGACTTTTTTGCAATACAACCAACCATTGTAAATAGTACTGCCCAAACACACCACATGAAGGGAGGTGTAGATTTTGAAGGTGTAACTTTTACCTATCCCGAAACAGGTGTAACCGCCATAAAAAATATATCATTCTCCATTCCGGCAGGCGAGCAGTGGGCAATTATTGGAAAAACTGGTTCAGGGAAAACCACCATTGCCGAGTTAATAATGCGTATGTACGATGTGTCTTCAGGAAGTATTAAGATAGATGGAGAAGACATACGCGCATGGAATACCGGCAATTTAAGAGCCCAAATAGGTTATGTGCCGCAAGATGTTTTTCTGTTTTCGGAAACCGTAGAAGAAAATATTGCATTTGGTATGAAGGAAACCAATGTAGAAGATGTGAAACTATTTGCTAAACGCGCTTCGGTACACGAAGAAATAGAACGTTTCCCTCAGCAATACCAAACCATACTTGGCGAAAGAGGCGTTACCTTAAGTGGAGGACAAAAGCAGCGAATTAGCATAGCAAGAGCGCTGATTAAGCAACCCTGCATGCTTATTCTAGACGATTGCCTGAGTGCCGTAGATGTAGCAACCGAAAAAGCAATTCAGCAGGAATTGAGCCAATCAATTAAAGGGAAAACCACCATAGTAATTACGCACAGAATATTCTCGTTTATGCAGTTCAATAAAATAATTGTGTTGAACGATGGGCAAATTGCCGAAATGGGTACACACGAAGAATTACTCCAAAAAAGCGGCATTTACCAAACCCTATTTGAACTACAAAAGCACAGCGAACAACCCATAACATAA
- a CDS encoding CBS domain-containing protein has product MLAKNLISETVPPLRKSDNGEKALQWMHEFAVHQLPIVHDGKLLNLISMEDVINAGDFELPLAEYKTSFAHPFVFEYAHILEVVRLSNKLNIGTIPVLDEEENYVGLITAEELLKGLNTFSSLQHEGSIIELEMPLRNYSLYEIARIVESNELQILSCFTNIRAEVAVAEVTLKLNSANLSALVAAFERHGILVKAVHQETEYTEDLKERYDSFMRYLNV; this is encoded by the coding sequence ATGCTTGCCAAAAATTTAATTTCGGAAACAGTACCGCCACTTCGCAAGAGCGATAATGGCGAAAAGGCACTACAGTGGATGCACGAGTTTGCAGTACACCAATTGCCGATTGTGCACGATGGTAAGTTGTTGAACTTAATTTCAATGGAAGATGTAATAAATGCCGGAGATTTTGAGTTGCCACTGGCAGAATACAAAACTTCGTTTGCCCATCCATTTGTGTTTGAGTATGCCCATATTTTGGAAGTAGTAAGGCTGAGCAATAAATTGAATATTGGTACAATTCCGGTATTAGATGAAGAAGAAAACTATGTAGGTTTAATTACGGCCGAAGAATTGCTGAAAGGATTAAACACCTTTAGTTCTTTGCAACACGAAGGGAGCATAATTGAATTAGAAATGCCATTGCGAAATTATTCGCTGTATGAAATTGCTAGAATTGTAGAAAGCAACGAACTGCAAATTTTAAGTTGCTTTACCAACATACGTGCCGAAGTAGCGGTAGCCGAAGTTACCCTTAAATTGAATTCTGCCAACCTTTCTGCTTTAGTAGCAGCTTTTGAAAGGCACGGGATTCTAGTAAAAGCAGTGCACCAAGAAACTGAATATACCGAAGATTTAAAGGAACGCTACGATTCCTTTATGCGTTACCTGAATGTGTAG
- a CDS encoding alpha/beta hydrolase produces the protein MSFNIKHEGKFRYCEEGSGEVILLLHGLFGALSNFADVIRYFSPNYKVVIPILPLYELELENSTVQGMVNHVKEFVELKGFKNLNLVGNSLGGHISLIYALQNPDDVRTITLTGSSGLFENSLGDTYPRKGDYEFVKKKTEETFYDPKVATKELVDEVFDIVNDRNKALRVVLIAKSAVRHNLREDVPNITCPVNLIWGSSDSITPPFVAEEFHKILPNSEMHFIEHCGHAAMMERPKEFNELTQKFLTKNLQ, from the coding sequence ATGAGTTTTAATATAAAGCATGAAGGCAAGTTTCGTTATTGCGAAGAAGGGTCTGGCGAAGTTATTTTATTGCTTCACGGACTTTTTGGTGCATTAAGCAATTTTGCCGATGTAATCAGATATTTTTCGCCCAATTACAAAGTTGTAATCCCAATTTTACCGTTGTATGAATTAGAATTAGAAAATTCTACCGTTCAAGGAATGGTAAATCATGTAAAGGAGTTTGTAGAGCTAAAGGGCTTTAAAAATTTAAACTTAGTTGGCAATTCGCTGGGCGGCCATATATCGCTTATTTATGCGTTGCAAAATCCTGATGATGTAAGAACCATCACACTTACAGGAAGTTCAGGTTTATTTGAAAATTCTTTAGGCGATACTTATCCGCGCAAAGGCGATTATGAGTTTGTGAAGAAAAAAACGGAGGAAACATTCTACGATCCCAAAGTGGCTACCAAAGAGTTAGTAGATGAAGTTTTTGATATTGTAAACGATAGAAATAAGGCATTGCGTGTGGTGCTTATTGCCAAAAGTGCAGTACGCCACAACTTACGCGAAGATGTGCCTAATATAACCTGTCCGGTAAATTTAATTTGGGGAAGTAGCGATTCTATTACGCCTCCATTTGTGGCAGAAGAGTTTCATAAAATACTGCCAAATTCAGAAATGCACTTCATCGAGCACTGCGGACATGCAGCCATGATGGAACGTCCAAAAGAGTTTAATGAGCTTACTCAAAAATTTCTGACAAAAAATTTACAATAG
- a CDS encoding S8 family peptidase has translation MKNAFVRVIIVAYLFCFWQGVGYAQIQQVYWVQFNSKSSNLFLPATSFLSAKAIERRTKQGIAISENDYPVYEPYKQAVAQVADSVIHTLKWFNAVTIVLSDSSKLPQIRNMNFVAKIQKLDVTPVAEKKESDKLALQFKEAADNADVGNTYGKSFSQVQMLHLNRLHEAGFQGQNILIAVFDNGFQNVDTISAFRHLFNENRVVYTANYVKRNTDIFTEGSHGTSVLSCIAAKNKGVYVGTATEANFALFKTEDNQSETILEEFHWAEAAEKADSLGADILSTSLGYNTFNDGFANHTYFDLTGDKSVITQAANTAFSKGVLVVNSAGNEGEKSWRFITVPADGKDVLAVGAVNASGVIGAFSSRGPSASGAIKPDVCAQGANVMVLDVVGRPSVSGGTSFACPIIAGAAACLWQADSTLSAAELKTLIVESAHLYSSPNNDYGYGIPNFYKAFLNTTAKKELLHTDKRIVAFPNPFNNAISVFVKTEVAGEAKVSIADLSGKVVFKASLSVFANDVQLLPIEESSTWSAGAYLLVLDFSGKRTIHKIVKMDQ, from the coding sequence ATGAAAAATGCCTTTGTAAGAGTAATTATTGTTGCGTATCTTTTTTGTTTTTGGCAAGGAGTTGGTTATGCACAAATTCAGCAGGTATATTGGGTACAGTTTAATTCTAAATCATCAAACCTCTTTTTGCCGGCTACAAGTTTCCTTTCTGCAAAAGCAATTGAGCGAAGAACCAAACAAGGTATTGCAATTTCAGAAAATGACTATCCGGTGTATGAACCATATAAGCAAGCAGTGGCACAAGTTGCCGATAGTGTGATACATACGCTTAAATGGTTTAATGCAGTTACAATTGTGTTGAGCGATTCCTCTAAACTGCCGCAAATACGCAATATGAATTTTGTAGCAAAAATTCAGAAATTGGATGTTACACCAGTAGCAGAAAAAAAGGAGAGCGATAAATTGGCACTTCAATTTAAAGAGGCTGCCGACAATGCAGATGTAGGGAATACTTATGGAAAAAGTTTTAGCCAAGTGCAAATGCTACACCTAAATCGCCTTCACGAAGCAGGTTTTCAGGGGCAGAATATCTTAATTGCCGTATTCGATAATGGATTTCAAAATGTGGATACCATTAGTGCTTTTCGCCATTTGTTTAATGAAAACAGAGTTGTTTATACCGCAAATTATGTAAAGCGAAATACCGATATTTTCACAGAAGGTTCGCATGGCACCAGTGTGCTTTCGTGTATTGCAGCAAAGAACAAAGGTGTGTATGTAGGTACAGCCACAGAGGCAAATTTTGCATTGTTTAAAACGGAAGACAACCAATCTGAAACTATTCTGGAAGAGTTTCATTGGGCTGAAGCTGCCGAAAAAGCAGATAGTTTGGGGGCTGATATACTTTCAACTTCACTGGGCTATAATACTTTTAATGATGGTTTTGCCAACCATACTTATTTTGATTTAACGGGAGATAAATCGGTAATTACGCAAGCGGCAAATACTGCTTTTTCTAAAGGCGTGTTGGTGGTAAACAGCGCAGGAAATGAGGGCGAAAAATCGTGGAGGTTTATTACCGTGCCGGCCGATGGAAAAGATGTATTAGCTGTTGGGGCTGTAAATGCAAGTGGAGTAATTGGGGCATTTAGTAGCCGAGGGCCAAGTGCTTCGGGTGCCATAAAGCCCGATGTGTGTGCACAAGGTGCAAATGTAATGGTATTAGATGTGGTTGGAAGGCCATCTGTAAGCGGAGGAACCTCATTTGCTTGCCCTATAATTGCAGGCGCAGCAGCATGTTTATGGCAGGCCGATTCTACACTTTCTGCAGCAGAATTGAAGACGCTAATTGTGGAAAGCGCACATCTTTATAGTTCGCCCAACAACGATTATGGTTACGGTATTCCTAATTTCTACAAAGCATTTTTAAATACAACTGCAAAGAAGGAGTTGCTGCATACAGATAAAAGAATAGTGGCATTCCCCAATCCATTTAATAATGCAATATCAGTTTTTGTAAAAACAGAAGTAGCAGGCGAAGCCAAAGTAAGTATTGCAGATTTGTCGGGCAAAGTAGTATTTAAGGCTTCTTTATCGGTATTTGCAAATGATGTACAATTGCTTCCCATAGAAGAAAGTAGCACTTGGAGTGCAGGGGCGTATTTGCTGGTGCTAGACTTTAGCGGCAAGCGTACAATTCATAAAATTGTAAAAATGGATCAGTAA
- a CDS encoding deoxyhypusine synthase family protein has protein sequence MSTPIREFMQKHYLHFNAAAMVDAAKGYEAHLAEGGKMMITLAGAMSTAELGISLAEMIRQGKVDIISCTGANLEEDLMNLVAHDHYKRVPNYRDLSPQEEWDLLENHYNRVTDTCIPEEEAFRRLQKHIHAIWKDADSKGERHFPHEFMYKLLLSGVLEQYYQIDPKNSWMLAAAEKNIPIVVPGWEDSTMGNIFASYCIKGELKPTTVRGGIEYMMELSDWYRKNSSGKGVGFFQIGGGIAGDFPICVVPMMYQDLEWHDVPFWNYFCQISDSTTSYGSYSGAVPNEKITWGKLDIHTPKFIIESDATIVAPLIFGWVLGW, from the coding sequence ATGAGTACACCAATTAGAGAGTTTATGCAGAAACACTATCTGCATTTTAATGCAGCAGCAATGGTGGATGCTGCCAAAGGATATGAAGCACACTTAGCCGAAGGCGGCAAAATGATGATAACACTTGCAGGTGCTATGAGTACTGCCGAACTTGGCATTTCGCTGGCCGAAATGATTCGTCAAGGAAAAGTAGATATCATCTCGTGCACCGGAGCCAATTTAGAAGAAGACTTAATGAATTTGGTGGCTCACGACCACTACAAACGCGTACCTAACTACCGCGATTTAAGCCCGCAAGAAGAGTGGGATTTACTCGAAAACCACTACAACCGCGTAACCGACACCTGCATTCCGGAAGAAGAGGCTTTCCGAAGACTTCAAAAGCATATACATGCTATATGGAAAGATGCTGATAGCAAAGGCGAGCGCCACTTTCCGCATGAGTTTATGTACAAATTACTTTTAAGCGGAGTATTGGAGCAATACTACCAAATTGATCCAAAAAACAGTTGGATGTTAGCAGCCGCAGAAAAAAATATTCCAATTGTGGTTCCCGGTTGGGAAGACAGCACTATGGGTAATATTTTTGCTTCATACTGCATAAAAGGAGAACTAAAACCAACCACCGTTCGCGGAGGAATTGAATACATGATGGAACTGAGCGACTGGTATCGCAAAAACAGTTCCGGCAAAGGCGTAGGCTTTTTCCAAATTGGTGGAGGCATTGCCGGAGATTTTCCAATTTGTGTGGTGCCAATGATGTATCAAGATTTAGAATGGCACGATGTTCCTTTCTGGAACTATTTTTGCCAAATTTCAGACTCTACCACTTCGTACGGCTCATATTCCGGAGCTGTGCCAAACGAAAAAATCACTTGGGGTAAATTAGATATTCACACACCTAAGTTTATCATTGAAAGCGATGCAACCATTGTGGCTCCGCTTATTTTCGGCTGGGTGCTTGGCTGGTAA
- a CDS encoding D-sedoheptulose 7-phosphate isomerase, translating to MQQKIKEAIAASIKVKQSILENTEMLQQLETVANLVADAFERGNKVLFCGNGGSAADAQHLAAEFTGRFYSDRNPLPAEALHVNTSFVTAVANDYSYDEIYQRAIKAHGKAGDVLFAISTSGNSKNCVLAMQEAQLRNMKVIAFTGATGGNMKNCCHYLFNIPSTDTPRIQESHILIGHTICQLVEEMLIERKVI from the coding sequence ATGCAGCAGAAAATAAAAGAAGCCATTGCTGCTTCCATTAAAGTAAAACAAAGCATTTTAGAAAATACTGAAATGCTGCAACAGCTTGAAACAGTTGCCAACTTAGTTGCCGATGCTTTCGAACGCGGCAATAAAGTATTGTTTTGTGGCAATGGTGGTAGTGCTGCCGATGCACAACATCTTGCAGCAGAATTTACAGGGCGTTTTTATAGCGATAGAAATCCATTGCCTGCCGAAGCGCTACATGTAAACACATCCTTTGTTACAGCCGTGGCAAACGATTATAGTTACGATGAAATATACCAACGTGCCATTAAAGCACACGGCAAAGCGGGCGATGTGCTGTTTGCAATTTCTACCAGCGGCAATTCAAAAAACTGTGTACTTGCCATGCAAGAAGCCCAACTTCGCAACATGAAAGTAATTGCATTTACCGGTGCCACAGGAGGCAATATGAAAAACTGCTGCCACTACTTATTTAATATTCCCAGCACCGATACGCCACGCATACAAGAATCGCACATTCTTATTGGGCATACCATTTGCCAATTGGTAGAAGAGATGCTTATAGAACGAAAAGTTATCTAA
- a CDS encoding nucleotidyltransferase family protein yields MLQTTTALILAGGFGTRLQSVVKDIPKPMAPIGNQPFLHYLFLYLKKFGIKKVVLLVGYKHEVITSHFGNNYSGIEVAYSIEHEPLGTGGAIMKAMQSINSNCFLLNGDTFFNVDLWQMENTINTNETDIALALSLQKKFDRYGTVLFNQQQKVTAFQEKKWVDEGWINGGVYWINQHFFEKIKTQCNIELPTKFSFEKDVFETFTHQLNLLAFLQQQYFIDIGIPEDYTRAQSELPLYFSAV; encoded by the coding sequence ATGCTGCAAACAACAACAGCACTCATATTGGCAGGCGGCTTTGGCACACGTTTACAAAGTGTGGTAAAAGACATTCCAAAGCCAATGGCTCCAATTGGCAACCAACCATTTTTACACTACCTTTTTTTGTACTTAAAGAAATTTGGAATAAAGAAGGTAGTGCTATTGGTAGGTTATAAACACGAAGTAATAACATCGCATTTTGGCAACAACTATAGTGGTATTGAAGTTGCTTACAGCATAGAACACGAGCCATTAGGAACCGGAGGTGCCATTATGAAAGCAATGCAAAGCATCAACAGCAACTGCTTTCTATTAAATGGCGATACCTTCTTCAATGTTGATTTATGGCAGATGGAAAATACCATCAATACCAATGAAACTGATATTGCACTTGCATTATCGCTTCAAAAAAAATTTGACCGCTATGGCACAGTACTTTTTAACCAACAGCAAAAAGTAACTGCATTTCAAGAAAAAAAATGGGTAGATGAAGGTTGGATAAACGGAGGCGTGTATTGGATAAACCAACATTTTTTTGAAAAAATAAAAACACAATGCAACATAGAATTACCCACTAAGTTTTCGTTTGAAAAAGATGTGTTTGAAACATTTACCCACCAACTGAATTTGCTCGCATTTTTGCAGCAACAATACTTTATAGACATTGGTATTCCCGAAGATTATACGCGTGCTCAAAGCGAATTACCACTTTACTTTTCGGCTGTATGA